The Castanea sativa cultivar Marrone di Chiusa Pesio chromosome 11, ASM4071231v1 genome contains a region encoding:
- the LOC142616829 gene encoding uncharacterized protein LOC142616829 produces MDKSWMKKQRGSMEYIEGVLKFVEFASEHASDGKIFCPCTKCVNLCLVPPGVAREHLWRKGMLQSYTHWKWHGESADVPTATECGSSHVQESLQQYGDFRGMLHDLCPTHEMPPEPMEEGERVQQPAEAQPTDDAQKFYNMIDDVDKPLYAGCTKFSIFSAIVVLFQLKTLCGWTNKSFTMLLQVLMDMLPSDAKLPKDHYEAKKIVRDLGLGYEKIHACPNDCMLFWKENVNLEACPCCKVSRWKTNEASVTGNNASSSKGKKKAAKILRWFPLKPRLQRLFLSPDLASSMKWHVNGRTDDGVMRHPADSDAWKMFDSTHEEFSSDPRNVRLGLAADGFNPFGILSTTHSTWPVMLVPYNLPPWLCMKRSSLILSLVIPGPKSPGIAIDVYLQPLVEELRELWDVGVEAYDASSKNVFQLRAALMWTVHDFPAYADVSGWSTKGKYACPCCALETDSRYLKNGHKFCYMGHRRWLGRDHEFREEDTLFDGSTDMRGAPMPQVAASIIVDTESLVGRCLGKKCQEKYKKRKRGEANQCVWKKRSIFFNLPYWEDHKLRHNLDVMHIEKNVMDNILGTVLNLKDWTKDNYKAMLDLADMGIRSELHLRRKGDDKYTMPPACFHMSALEKDGFLQVLRDVRVPDGYASNSSRRVNLKEHKISGLKSHDNHILMQQLLPIALRGSLPSHVTRPLIKLACFFRKICSKTLTVSDIASAEADISVTLCELEQIFPPSFFTVMVHLVMHLATEAKIGGPVQYRWMYPIERYLSRLKSYVRNRAAPEGCIAEGYIVEECLTFCSRYMEGVETIFNRPTRTMEESTGAVSSVALGNRELTQAHRYVLFNSDNIYQFREMHKRAIEDELRRGHCRISNAIIHKHHMEKFCSWFRSHVMSMTDADRESTALTDALVTLSKGPYTLVNRLKHYVINGLKFRSSDVEANRTTQNSGVSVATEGGITYYGVLRDIIELNYSGSIKHVLFKCTWVDDQNRRGYKTDEFGFPMVNFTHSIHGGEEMVHEPYVLASQAIQVFYVEDKRQKDWYVVVKTKARDVFDAGIGPNCNEDEADGFHENIPYSISGNDVRRDDLRWGRDDVEGMTIDASVIGERDVHEMDNFDACEFIDDESNDEDDNAVEYSDDE; encoded by the exons atggataaaagttggatgaAGAAGCAGAGGGGTTCAATGGAATATATTGAAGGTGTACTTAAGTTTGTGGAATTTGCATCTGAACATGCAAGCGATGGGAAAATCTTTTGTCCTTGTACCAAATGTGTGAATTTGTGTTTGGTCCCGCCAGGGGTGGCACGTGAACATCTGTGGAGAAAGGGGATGCTTCAAAGTTACACACATTGGAAATGGCATGGGGAATCGGCCGATGTGCCAACGGCCACCGAATGTGGGAGTAGTCATGTGCAAGAGTCCCTACAACAATATGGTGACTTTCGTGGGATGTTGCATGATTTGTGCCCCACACATGAAATGCCACCCGAACCAATGGAAGAAGGTGAAAGAGTGCAACAACCGGCTGAAGCCCAACCGACTGATGATGCACAAAAGTTTTACAACATGATAGATGATGTGGACAAACCCTTATATGCTGGTTGTACAAAATTTAGCATATTCTCAGCCATCGTTGTGTTGTTCCAGTTGAAGACTCTTTGTGGTTGGACGAACAAGTCATTTACTATGTTGCTTCAAGTCCTGATGGATATGCTTCCTTCAGACGCTAAGTTGCCAAAGGACCATTATGAGGCTAAGAAGATTGTTcgagatttgggtttgggttatgagaAGATCCATGCTTGTCCCAATGATTGTATgctattttggaaggagaatGTTAACCTTGAGGCATGTCCTTGTTGCAAAGTTTCAAGGTGGAAAACGAATGAGGCATCTGTTACAGGTAATAATGCATCATCTAGTAAGGGAAAGAAGAAAGCTGCAAAGATCCTACGGTGGTTCCCCTTAAAGCCAAGATTGCAGCGACTGTTTTTGTCACCCGACCTAGCTAGTTCTATGAAATGGCATGTTAATGGTCGTACAGATGACGGGGTAATGCGGCATCCTGCTGACTCGGATGCATGGAAAATGTTTGACAGTACGCATGAAGAGTTCTCATCTGACCCTCGTAATGTCAGACTTGGTCTAGCTGCGGATGGGTTCAACCCATTCGGAATTCTGAGTACTACTCACAGCACTTGGCCTGTCATGCTAGTCCCTTACAATCTCCCGCCTTGGCTGTGCATGAAACGGTCATCTTTGATTCTATCACTAGTTATTCCTGGTCCTAAATCGCCAGGGATTGCGATAGATGTGTACTTGCAACCCTTAGTAGAAGAACTGAGGGAATTATGGGATGTTGGAGTAGAAGCATACGATGCATCTTCCAAAAATGTATTCCAATTGCGTGCAGCATTGATGTGGACTGTACATGATTTTCCTGCCTACGCAGATGTGTCGGGTTGGAGTACGAAGGGTAAGTATGCATGTCCTTGTTGTGCATTAGAGACTGACTCGCGATATttaaaaaatggtcacaaattCTGTTACATGGGACATAGACGATGGTTGGGTAGGGACCACGAATTTCGGGAAGAAGATACATTATTTGATGGATCTACTGATATGCGAGGGGCTCCTATGCCACAAGTTGCGGCAAGCATAATTGTGGACACTGAAAGTTTAGTTGGACGTTGTCTGGGAAAGAAATGtcaagaaaaatacaagaaaagaaagagaggtgAGGCAAACCAGTGTGTTTGGAAGAAGAGAAGTATTTTTTTCAACTTGCCTTATTGGGAGGATCACAAGTTGCGACACAATCTTGATGTGATGCATATAGAGAAGAATGTGATGGACAATATACTTGGAACGGTGTTGAACTTGAAGGACTGGACAAAGGACAATTACAAGGCAATGCTTGACTTGGCAGACATGGGAATAAGGAGTGAACTCCACCTACGGCGAAAAGGTGATGATAAGTACACGATGCCGCCCGCGTGTTTTCATATGTCTGCATTGGAGAAAGATGGTTTCTTGCAAGTTCTACGGGACGTAAGAGTGCCTGATGGATATGCTTCCAACAGCTCACGCCGTGTGAATCTGAAAGAACACAAGATTTCTGGTTTAAAAAGTCACGATAATCACATCCTGATGCAACAACTCCTTCCAATTGCTTTACGAGGATCTTTGCCATCGCACGTTACTAGGCCTTTGATAAAGTTAGCATGTTTCTTCAGGAAAATTTGTTCAAAAACCCTTACGGTTTCAGATATAGCGAGTGCTGAGGCGGACATTTCAGTCACGTTGTGCGAATTGGAACAGATATTTCCTCCATCTTTCTTCACTGTGATGGTACATTTGGTCATGCACTTGGCTACTGAAGCCAAGATTGGTGGTCCAGTTCAGTACCGTTGGATGTACCCCATTGAGAG GTACCTCTCACGTCTTAAGTCTTACGTAAGAAATAGGGCTGCTCCAGAAGGGTGTATTGCTGAAGGATACATAGTGGAAGAATGCTTAACATTTTGTTCACGGTATATGGAAGGAGTTGAAACTATATTTAATCGACCCACAAGGACGATGGAGGAGTCAACAGGGGCGGTTTCAAGTGTGGCACTAGGCAATAGGGAGTTGACCCAAGCTCATCGCTACGTTCTATTCAATTCCGACAACATTTACCAATTTCGTGA GATGCACAAAAGGGCCATAGAGGATGAACTTCGAAGGGGCCACTGTCGTATATCCAATGCTATTATTCATAAGCACCACATGGAGAAGTTTTGTAGCTGGTTTAGGTCTCAC GTGATGTCTATGACTGATGCTGATAGGGAAAGTACTGCACTTACTGATGCACTTGTCACACTTTCCAAAGGGCCATATACTTTAGTCAATCGGCTGAAACATTATGTCATAAATGggttaaaatttaggagttCCGATGTCGAGGCAAATAGAACAACGCAGAATAGTGGAGTTAGTGTCGCCACTGAAGGTGGCATTACGTACTACGGTGTGTTGAGAGATATTATTGAGTTGAATTATTCTGGCAGTATCAAACATGTGTTATTCAAGTGTACATGGGTTGATGATCAAAATAGGAGGGGATATAAGACTGATGAGTTTGGGTTTCCTATGGTGAATTTTACTCACTCCATACATGGTGGGGAGGAAATGGTGCATGAACCATATGTCTTGGCGTCTCAAGCTATACAAGTATTTTATGTTGAAGATAAAAGACAGAAAGATTGGTATGTCGTCGTTAAAACGAAAGCCAGAGATGTCTTTGATGCCGGTATTGGCCCCAATTGTAACGAGGATGAGGCAGATGGGTTTCATGAGAACATTCCGTATAGTATAAGTGGTAATGATGTTCGTAGGGATGACCTTCGTTGGGGTCGAGATGATGTGGAGGGCATGACAATTGATGCCTCTGTCATTGGGGAAAGAGATGTTCATGAAATGGACAACTTCGATGCTTGTGAGTTCATTGATGATGAGTCCAACGATGAAGATGACAACGCAGTCGAGTACAGTGATGATGAGTAG